A section of the Alkalihalobacillus sp. LMS39 genome encodes:
- the yaaA gene encoding S4 domain-containing protein YaaA, with product MEQSIQISKEYITLGQLLKEVGLIDTGGQAKWFLDEYKVFLNGEQEQRRGKKLYSGDRIEIETGDSFLIAGK from the coding sequence ATGGAACAAAGCATTCAGATTTCAAAGGAGTATATTACGCTAGGTCAACTGTTAAAAGAAGTCGGGCTCATTGATACAGGTGGTCAGGCAAAGTGGTTTTTAGATGAATATAAAGTTTTTTTAAACGGAGAGCAAGAACAACGGAGAGGGAAAAAGCTATATTCTGGTGACCGAATTGAAATTGAAACTGGTGATTCATTTCTTATTGCAGGAAAATAA
- the dnaN gene encoding DNA polymerase III subunit beta → MHFVIHRDRFVHSVQHVTKAVSSRTTVPILTGIKIVATNEGVTLTGSDSDISIESFIPVEEDDKEFVKIVEEGSIVLQAKFFAEIVKKLPEEQIEIIVQDQFATTLRSGSSVFNLNGLDPEEYPRLPQIEEENIIRLPQDLLRNIIRQTSFAVSTQETRPVLTGVNFTIENSELTCTATDSHRLAMRKAIVETNNENLSFENVVIPGKSLTELSKILEESDSLIDLVVTESQILFKLKNLLFFSRLLDGKYPVTKNMIPTHSKTDFVIKTKPFLQTLERALLLSREGKNNVVNLKTLENGVVEITSITPEVGKVTEKVQSMEANGEDLRISFNGKNVIDALKVIECDEIHIVFTGAMSPFVIRPTDNDHSLHLFSPVRTY, encoded by the coding sequence ATGCATTTTGTGATTCATCGTGATCGATTTGTTCATAGTGTTCAACACGTAACAAAAGCAGTATCATCTCGAACGACTGTTCCTATTTTAACAGGGATAAAAATCGTAGCAACAAACGAAGGAGTAACATTGACTGGAAGCGATTCTGATATTTCAATTGAAAGTTTCATCCCAGTAGAAGAAGACGATAAGGAATTCGTAAAAATTGTTGAAGAAGGTAGTATTGTCTTGCAAGCGAAGTTTTTTGCGGAAATCGTAAAAAAACTTCCTGAAGAACAAATTGAAATTATTGTTCAAGATCAATTTGCAACAACATTGCGTTCAGGTTCCTCAGTTTTCAACTTAAATGGATTGGATCCTGAAGAATATCCAAGGCTTCCTCAAATTGAAGAAGAAAATATTATTCGTTTGCCGCAAGACTTACTACGAAATATTATTCGACAAACTAGTTTTGCTGTATCGACTCAAGAAACGAGACCCGTGTTGACAGGTGTAAACTTCACTATTGAAAATAGTGAATTAACCTGTACTGCAACAGATAGTCACAGATTAGCGATGAGAAAAGCAATTGTCGAAACAAATAATGAAAATTTATCCTTTGAAAATGTCGTTATCCCTGGAAAGAGCTTAACGGAATTAAGTAAAATCCTTGAAGAAAGCGATAGTTTAATTGATCTTGTCGTCACCGAAAGTCAAATATTATTTAAATTAAAAAATCTGTTATTCTTCTCTCGTCTACTAGACGGAAAATATCCAGTTACGAAAAATATGATACCGACACATTCAAAAACTGATTTTGTTATAAAAACAAAACCATTTTTACAAACGTTAGAACGTGCGTTATTGTTGTCTCGTGAAGGAAAAAATAATGTTGTAAATTTAAAAACATTAGAAAATGGAGTCGTTGAAATCACATCGATAACACCAGAAGTTGGGAAAGTAACGGAGAAAGTTCAAAGTATGGAAGCAAACGGAGAAGATTTGCGCATTTCTTTTAATGGCAAAAATGTAATAGATGCTTTAAAGGTTATTGAATGTGACGAAATTCATATCGTATTTACTGGAGCGATGAGCCCATTTGTCATTCGACCTACTGACAATGATCACTCATTACATTTATTCTCGCCTGTACGAACATATTAA